One genomic region from bacterium encodes:
- a CDS encoding ABC transporter ATP-binding protein, which yields MPKPILELEGISRDFSDGKVTQRVLSDVNLAFYAGEFAIVAGPSGSGKTTLLSIMGLILRPSEGWIFIQGQDVTDLPEDKEATLRLENFGFVFQTPTEIPALTIIENILVANAVQGTKLPRGLKEKALTLLGDFGLSEYAYVKPRTLSTGQKQRVAIARALINDPVLVLCDEPTSALDAESSAVVLDTLKQLSRDDRRGVVLVTHDPRVFPYGDRLITLEHGAVVHDSRETVRERAPA from the coding sequence ATGCCGAAACCGATTCTCGAGTTGGAAGGTATCAGCCGCGACTTTTCCGATGGGAAAGTCACGCAACGCGTCTTGAGCGACGTCAACCTCGCGTTTTACGCCGGCGAGTTCGCCATCGTCGCCGGCCCCTCGGGCAGCGGCAAGACGACGCTGCTGTCCATTATGGGCCTGATATTACGCCCCTCCGAAGGGTGGATATTCATTCAAGGGCAAGACGTCACGGACCTTCCCGAAGACAAGGAAGCCACGCTCCGACTTGAGAATTTCGGCTTCGTCTTTCAAACCCCTACCGAAATACCGGCGCTTACGATAATCGAAAACATATTAGTAGCTAACGCGGTCCAGGGGACGAAGTTACCCCGGGGCTTAAAGGAAAAAGCGTTAACGCTATTGGGCGACTTCGGCCTAAGCGAGTACGCTTACGTTAAACCTCGAACGTTGTCAACAGGCCAAAAGCAGCGCGTCGCCATCGCGCGCGCCCTCATCAACGACCCCGTCCTCGTCCTGTGCGACGAGCCCACGTCCGCGCTCGACGCCGAGAGCAGCGCCGTCGTTTTGGACACGCTGAAGCAACTGTCGCGGGACGACCGCCGCGGCGTCGTGCTCGTCACGCACGACCCGCGCGTCTTCCCCTACGGCGACCGCCTGATAACGCTGGAACACGGCGCCGTCGTGCACGATTCGCGGGAGACGGTCCGGGAGAGGGCCCCGGCATGA
- a CDS encoding HlyD family efflux transporter periplasmic adaptor subunit: MKKYIKWFVVGAAVLCGLVFIVCNLYKSSRPPAIMKPPDLDLSPARVYGRVEPAGGEVYVSPNVTRSVKELSVNEGDAVVKGQVLCVLENDVESAQRRVAEARVAALRKSVELTADTFKRNKELYAAGRISEYEYTQAKLRSELDARDLDVAYGELALARAQLEQLELRAPIDAVVYKLDVRLGETLAAGDNTRIILGPTDLWVRIYVESFWVDRVKEGAKYKIYDAETGEYVGLGTVIQRNPYLGGRDFQSDDLQERFDTKFQEVILRLEPKKKNIPLGLNVMAELAESR; this comes from the coding sequence ATGAAAAAGTATATTAAATGGTTTGTCGTCGGCGCCGCCGTTCTATGCGGCCTGGTATTCATCGTGTGCAACCTCTACAAGTCATCGCGGCCGCCGGCGATTATGAAACCGCCCGACCTGGACCTCTCGCCGGCGCGCGTCTACGGCCGCGTCGAACCCGCCGGCGGCGAGGTGTACGTGAGTCCGAACGTTACCCGCAGCGTGAAGGAGCTATCGGTTAACGAGGGCGACGCGGTCGTCAAAGGACAGGTGCTGTGCGTCCTGGAAAACGACGTCGAGTCGGCGCAGCGCCGCGTCGCGGAAGCGCGCGTCGCGGCCCTCCGCAAATCGGTGGAGCTTACCGCGGATACTTTTAAGCGCAACAAAGAACTCTACGCCGCGGGACGGATATCCGAATACGAATACACCCAGGCGAAGTTGCGGTCGGAGCTGGACGCCCGCGACCTAGACGTCGCGTACGGCGAGCTGGCGTTGGCGCGCGCCCAACTGGAGCAGCTCGAGCTCAGAGCGCCCATCGACGCCGTCGTTTACAAGTTGGACGTGCGCCTGGGCGAGACGCTCGCGGCGGGTGACAACACGCGAATTATACTGGGCCCGACGGACCTGTGGGTTCGGATATACGTAGAATCCTTTTGGGTGGACCGCGTCAAAGAGGGCGCTAAATATAAAATTTACGATGCCGAAACCGGCGAGTACGTCGGCCTCGGAACGGTTATCCAAAGGAACCCCTACCTCGGCGGCCGCGACTTCCAATCCGACGATCTGCAGGAACGCTTCGATACCAAATTCCAAGAGGTCATCTTACGGCTCGAGCCGAAAAAGAAAAATATACCGCTCGGTCTGAACGTCATGGCCGAGCTCGCCGAGAGCCGATAG
- a CDS encoding ABC transporter permease, giving the protein MRSLVAYRMLLHDRASTAGSVLGVVAILFLVGQQLSTMFGLFTYMSVLVDHSDADIWICGKFTDNANSTGQLPTRYVDRINGLAEIEWSEPVITTAGETRRKDGKSEGVVVVGLPAPRLSGGPWAFEQGSIESLLDYDGITVDNRDLELFGNPELGDVFEVNKKRVRINAVTKKITSFGGTLVFTNRTKAREISNLPPGRCSYILVKLKPEVDVDEAIAKIRALLPRAEVFPKDVLSRLTRAYYLINTGIGFSFGFTTLMSSLVGIVIITLTMYTSILNREKDFAVLRALGGRKKDIFVIVLYQAVMIAAVGIFLGFLLLAFFLNGTRDSNLASFVPLWFPFVHAAFTLALCLVGSLFAIRRATRIEPATAFR; this is encoded by the coding sequence ATGCGTAGCCTCGTAGCCTACAGGATGTTGCTCCACGACCGCGCCTCTACCGCGGGCTCGGTCCTGGGCGTCGTCGCGATATTATTCCTGGTGGGGCAACAGCTCAGCACCATGTTCGGCCTCTTCACGTATATGTCGGTGCTGGTCGACCACTCGGACGCCGACATCTGGATCTGCGGCAAGTTCACGGACAACGCGAACAGCACGGGCCAACTCCCGACGCGCTACGTCGACCGCATAAACGGCCTGGCGGAAATTGAATGGTCGGAACCCGTTATCACCACGGCGGGCGAAACGCGCCGTAAGGACGGCAAGTCGGAGGGCGTGGTAGTCGTGGGGCTGCCGGCGCCGCGGCTTTCGGGCGGACCGTGGGCCTTCGAGCAGGGGTCCATCGAGTCGCTGCTGGACTACGACGGCATTACCGTGGACAACCGCGACCTCGAGCTCTTCGGGAACCCCGAACTCGGCGACGTTTTCGAAGTTAATAAGAAGCGGGTCCGTATCAACGCCGTGACGAAGAAGATAACCAGCTTCGGCGGAACGCTCGTCTTCACGAACCGGACAAAGGCGCGGGAGATATCCAACCTCCCCCCGGGCCGTTGCAGCTACATATTAGTCAAGTTGAAACCGGAGGTCGACGTCGACGAGGCCATCGCCAAAATACGCGCCTTGCTACCGCGGGCCGAAGTCTTCCCCAAGGACGTACTGTCGCGGCTAACGCGCGCCTACTATTTAATAAACACCGGCATAGGCTTCAGCTTCGGCTTTACGACGTTGATGAGCTCCCTCGTCGGCATCGTTATAATTACGCTAACGATGTACACCAGCATTTTAAACCGGGAAAAAGATTTCGCGGTCCTGCGGGCGCTCGGCGGCCGCAAAAAGGATATTTTCGTGATAGTACTTTACCAGGCCGTAATGATAGCCGCCGTGGGAATATTCCTGGGGTTCCTCCTACTCGCGTTCTTCCTCAACGGGACGAGGGATTCCAACCTGGCGAGCTTCGTGCCGTTATGGTTCCCGTTCGTCCACGCGGCGTTTACGCTCGCGCTGTGTCTCGTCGGCTCGCTGTTCGCCATACGGCGCGCAACCCGCATCGAGCCCGCGACGGCGTTCCGCTAA
- a CDS encoding AgmX/PglI C-terminal domain-containing protein, whose amino-acid sequence MGSRVDVPENSSREQPAPYFITFESPASSPRSYRSAASIRDYVEKRLAGIQNAYDAAVEENPSLGGGKITARFTVDPQGRVVDAEIADDTLGDDSLRRSILSRVLSWKFPAAGQADVVVEYPFVFIAEKG is encoded by the coding sequence ATGGGCTCGAGGGTCGACGTCCCGGAGAACTCGAGCCGCGAGCAGCCGGCGCCATATTTCATTACGTTCGAATCCCCGGCGTCAAGCCCAAGGAGCTACCGCTCGGCCGCCAGCATCCGCGACTACGTCGAAAAGAGACTGGCGGGCATTCAAAACGCGTACGACGCGGCCGTGGAGGAAAACCCCTCGCTCGGCGGCGGTAAAATCACCGCGCGGTTCACCGTCGACCCCCAAGGCCGCGTCGTCGACGCCGAAATCGCCGACGATACGCTCGGCGACGATTCGCTCCGCCGCTCGATACTGTCGCGCGTGCTGAGTTGGAAATTCCCGGCCGCGGGCCAAGCGGACGTCGTCGTGGAATATCCGTTTGTATTTATAGCCGAGAAGGGGTAA
- a CDS encoding DUF523 and DUF1722 domain-containing protein: protein MREFAKPVVVVSRCLDFDAVRYDGSIIRDEFVRALKPHVTFIPICPEVEIGLGIPRQPVRIVEVDGARRLVQPATGLDFTAKMECFAASFLEGLDAVNGFILKSRSPTSGFKDVKIYPGTAKTAPSGKGAGFFGGAVLARFGHMAVEDEGRLKNLRLREHFLTKLFAFASFREIKASASPNDLVQFHAKNKLLLMAYNQTRMRTLGRVVAGAGRERLADAVAAYEENFYAAFARPPRYTAGINALMHGLGHFSKQLSHAEKAFFLDELESYRAGHVPLSVPLNVLRGYVVRFGDEYLARQTFFSPYPEELTTLADSGKGPQLGQPTCL from the coding sequence ATGAGGGAATTCGCCAAACCGGTAGTCGTCGTAAGCAGGTGCCTCGATTTCGACGCCGTACGCTACGACGGCTCCATAATACGCGACGAATTCGTCCGCGCTCTCAAACCCCACGTCACTTTCATACCGATTTGCCCCGAAGTCGAAATCGGCCTCGGCATCCCGCGCCAGCCGGTCCGAATCGTGGAGGTTGACGGCGCGCGCCGCCTGGTCCAACCGGCGACGGGCCTGGACTTCACCGCAAAGATGGAATGTTTCGCGGCGTCGTTCCTGGAAGGCCTCGACGCCGTCAACGGCTTCATCCTAAAAAGCCGCTCCCCCACCTCCGGTTTCAAGGACGTAAAGATATACCCCGGTACGGCGAAAACCGCGCCCTCGGGAAAGGGCGCCGGCTTCTTCGGCGGCGCGGTGCTGGCGCGCTTCGGCCATATGGCCGTCGAGGACGAAGGCCGCCTAAAAAACCTCCGCCTGCGCGAGCATTTTCTTACGAAGCTCTTCGCCTTTGCCTCTTTCCGGGAGATAAAGGCCTCGGCCTCGCCGAATGACCTCGTACAATTCCACGCCAAGAACAAGCTCCTGCTTATGGCGTACAATCAAACGCGGATGCGGACGCTGGGCCGCGTCGTCGCGGGGGCAGGCCGAGAACGTCTCGCCGACGCCGTCGCCGCGTACGAAGAAAATTTCTACGCCGCGTTCGCAAGGCCGCCGCGCTATACGGCCGGTATAAACGCCCTCATGCACGGCCTGGGCCACTTCTCGAAGCAGCTAAGTCACGCCGAAAAAGCCTTCTTCCTGGACGAGCTCGAGAGTTACCGCGCGGGCCACGTCCCGCTCAGCGTGCCGTTGAACGTGCTCCGCGGCTACGTCGTTCGCTTCGGCGACGAGTACCTCGCCCGCCAAACGTTCTTTTCGCCGTACCCGGAGGAGTTGACGACGCTCGCCGACTCGGGGAAAGGGCCTCAACTAGGGCAACCTACATGCTTATAA